The genomic region AAGGATGGAAGGAAGGTCTCTCACGGTCATTTTTGCCCCGGCGCCGAAAGCAGGTAAACAGTGAATAGTAAACAGTTAACAGTTAACAGCAAACAGTTAACAGTGGATAGTTAACAAAGGAGATAATAGAGATGCCAAAACTGAAAACAAATAGCGGAGCCAAGAAAAGGTTCAAATTCTCCAAATCCGGAAAGGTAAAGAGGAAAAGAGCACAGCTTCGCCACATCCTTACATCAAAAGGTAAGGCTCAAAAGAGAAGGTTGTCCACATCCACGATCGTCAAGGATGAAGATATGTTGAAGTTAAGAAAATTGATGCCATATTCATGAGAGGCGTAACTTGTGATTTGTAACTTGTAACTTGTTTTTAACAGGTCACGATTTACGATTTACGATTTACGGGTTTTAATATGCCAAGAGCAAAAAGAGGTTTTAAGGCCAGAAGACGCAGGAACAAGGTCCTTAAGAAGGCCAAGGGTTATTACGGCGGCAGGAGTAAACTGATCCGCACGGCGACCGAGGCCGTTGAAAAAGGTCTTGATTACGCCTTTAGGCACAGAAAGAGCAAAAAGCGTGATTTTAGAGCCTTGTGGAACGTGCGCATAAGCGCGGCGGCCAAAGAGAATGGGCTTTCTTACAGCAAGTTCATATTCGGCCTGAAGAAGGCTGGAGTAGGGATAGATAGAAAGATCCTGGCTGAACTTGCGATCACACAGCCGAAGGATTTTGCCGCTTTGGTGGCGTTAGCTCGCTAACAACAAAAAAATGTTAGATCTGCAAAGCCAAATTTCTAATATTGAGGCTGAAGTTAGCGCTCAAGTTACAGGCATCAAGTCCGATGAGGATCTGAAGCTTGCGAGGGCGAAGTATGTCGGGAAAAAGGGCGTGGTTACCGGCCTTATGAAATTTCTGGGGCAATTGGATGCCTCCGAGCGCCCCGAGGCCGGCAAAAAGATCAATACGCTTAAAAGTTCGATCATTAGGCTTTTAGATGAGGCCGAAGGTGCCCTTAAGAGCCAGTTTATTGCCAAGGCGCTCAAAGAAAAGGTCGATATCACCCTTCCCGGAAGGCAGGTAGCTCCTCCCGGAAGGCCTCATCCTGTCACCCAGGTCATGAGGGAAATCGAAGAAGTGTTCACATCTTTGGGCTTTTCTATTTACGAAGGGTCAGAGATAGAGACCGACTATTATAATTTCGAGGCGCTCAACGTTCCCAAGGACCATCCGGCAAGGGACATGCAGGACACTTTTTACATCTCATCGAAGGAAGAGGGAAGAAACAAGAAGGAAGAAGAACTGCTTCTGCGCACGCACACCTCACCTGTCCAGATACATGTGATGAAGAAGTTCAAACCACCCATCAGAATGATATTCCCCGGCGCGGTCTACAGAAAAGATGCCGACATAACTCATTCGCCGATGTTCCATCAGGTAGAAGGTCTGATGGTCGGCGATAATATCAGAATGAGCGACCTTAAAGGGGTTCTTATCACTTTCGTGCACAGAATATTCGGTGAGGGTGTGGGTGTTCGTTTCCGACCGAGCTTCTTTCCGTTCACGGAACCGTCTGCCGAGATAGATATCGAATGCGTCATCTGCCATGGAAAAAAGCAGGTGAACGGTTCTCCCTGCAGGGTCTGCAAGCAGACAGGCTGGATGGAGATCTTGGGTTGCGGTATGGTCGACCCCAACGTGTTCGAGGCGGTAGGGTATGATCCCAAAAAAGTCTCGGGTTTCGCGTTCGGAATGGGAGTAGAGAGGATAACAATGCTTAAGTTCGGAGTTTCCGATATCAGGCTATTTTTTGAGAACGACTTAAGATTTTTGAAACAGTTTTGAATGTCATCCCTGCAAAAGCAGGGTTCTAGAGTACGTAAACGAGGTCCCCGCTTTTGCGGGGACGACAGGAATTATGCTGGTAACACTTAACTGGCTAAAGGAATTCGTTGATATTCGCATCAAGCCCGAGGAGCTTGCCCACAGGCTTACAATGGGCGGGTTCGAGGTAGAAGGTGTTGCAAGTGTTGGTGATGATACCGTCTTTGAACTCAATATCACGCCGAACAGGGGCGATTGCCTGTCACTGATAGGCGTTGCCAGAGAGGTTGCGGCTATAACAGGGTCGGGGGTCAAGCGGCAAGAAACAGGAGGCAGGAGGCAGGAGGCAGGAAAGAAAAGAGAAGGGTCAAGAAAATCGGTCAATAATTATTTAACAGTAGAGGTAAAGGACAAGGAACGGTGTCAAAGATATGCTGCGAAAGTGATAGATGGAGTTAGAATTGCACAGTC from Deltaproteobacteria bacterium CG11_big_fil_rev_8_21_14_0_20_49_13 harbors:
- a CDS encoding phenylalanine--tRNA ligase subunit alpha; this translates as MLDLQSQISNIEAEVSAQVTGIKSDEDLKLARAKYVGKKGVVTGLMKFLGQLDASERPEAGKKINTLKSSIIRLLDEAEGALKSQFIAKALKEKVDITLPGRQVAPPGRPHPVTQVMREIEEVFTSLGFSIYEGSEIETDYYNFEALNVPKDHPARDMQDTFYISSKEEGRNKKEEELLLRTHTSPVQIHVMKKFKPPIRMIFPGAVYRKDADITHSPMFHQVEGLMVGDNIRMSDLKGVLITFVHRIFGEGVGVRFRPSFFPFTEPSAEIDIECVICHGKKQVNGSPCRVCKQTGWMEILGCGMVDPNVFEAVGYDPKKVSGFAFGMGVERITMLKFGVSDIRLFFENDLRFLKQF
- a CDS encoding 50S ribosomal protein L35 — its product is MPKLKTNSGAKKRFKFSKSGKVKRKRAQLRHILTSKGKAQKRRLSTSTIVKDEDMLKLRKLMPYS
- a CDS encoding 50S ribosomal protein L20; this translates as MPRAKRGFKARRRRNKVLKKAKGYYGGRSKLIRTATEAVEKGLDYAFRHRKSKKRDFRALWNVRISAAAKENGLSYSKFIFGLKKAGVGIDRKILAELAITQPKDFAALVALAR